Proteins encoded together in one Bradyrhizobium sp. PSBB068 window:
- a CDS encoding MFS transporter, translating to MIARRVVAALGLAQLISWGATYYLIGGFGERISADRGWGRDIVYGGFAAALLVMGVTSPLAGRWVDRSGGRQVMVAGAVINALGCAGLAVSYQIGAYFASWIVLGLGMRLTLYDAAFAALARIGGPQAGRAMSGITLLGGLAATVFWPLGHALSEQFGWRIAVLAYAGLVLLTIPLHLLIPTKRFAGVPSSAAPAHKPPRAASRRQLATAGGLYAVIMTGANFLNAGMSAHMIAVLSGLGLTVTVAVWIATLRGIGQSAARLCEVLFGARLDPLALNLMACLIMPLSFIAGLFSGSSKEMAIAFALLYGACNGILTITRGTLPLVLFDHRSYGTLVGRLIVPSFILPAAAPLAYAIVIDRFGDASALYLSTGLALTTLVAAAMLKLLFGRVP from the coding sequence GTGATCGCCCGCCGCGTCGTGGCCGCCCTCGGGCTGGCTCAACTGATCTCGTGGGGAGCGACCTACTATCTGATCGGCGGCTTCGGCGAGCGGATATCAGCAGATCGCGGTTGGGGGCGCGACATCGTCTATGGCGGATTCGCCGCGGCGCTGCTGGTGATGGGGGTGACGTCGCCCCTTGCGGGAAGGTGGGTGGACAGAAGCGGTGGCCGTCAAGTCATGGTCGCAGGCGCCGTGATCAACGCGCTCGGCTGCGCCGGTCTCGCGGTCTCGTATCAGATCGGCGCCTATTTCGCATCCTGGATCGTTCTCGGGCTCGGCATGCGGCTGACGCTGTACGATGCGGCGTTCGCCGCGTTGGCCCGGATCGGTGGGCCGCAGGCGGGCCGCGCGATGTCCGGGATCACCCTGCTCGGCGGTCTGGCGGCCACCGTGTTCTGGCCGCTCGGCCATGCGCTCTCGGAGCAGTTCGGCTGGCGCATCGCGGTGTTGGCCTATGCGGGCTTGGTGTTGCTGACCATCCCGCTGCACTTGCTGATTCCGACCAAGCGGTTTGCCGGTGTGCCGAGCTCCGCAGCGCCGGCACATAAGCCACCACGCGCTGCCAGCCGCCGGCAGCTTGCGACGGCGGGCGGACTCTATGCCGTGATTATGACCGGCGCCAATTTCCTGAATGCCGGCATGTCGGCGCACATGATCGCGGTGCTCTCGGGCCTCGGGCTCACTGTTACTGTGGCGGTCTGGATCGCGACGCTCCGCGGCATCGGGCAATCCGCAGCGCGTCTCTGCGAGGTGCTGTTCGGCGCACGGCTCGATCCGCTCGCGCTCAATCTGATGGCTTGCCTGATCATGCCGCTTTCTTTCATCGCAGGATTGTTCAGCGGGTCGTCGAAGGAGATGGCGATCGCCTTCGCGCTGCTCTACGGCGCCTGCAACGGCATCCTGACCATCACAAGAGGAACGCTGCCGCTGGTCCTGTTCGATCATCGCAGCTACGGCACGCTGGTCGGTCGGCTCATCGTTCCGAGCTTCATCCTGCCGGCGGCAGCGCCGTTGGCCTATGCGATCGTGATCGACCGGTTCGGCGATGCGAGCGCGCTCTATCTCTCGACCGGCCTCGCCCTGACGACTCTTGTCGCGGCAGCCATGCTGAAACTGCTGTTCGGAAGGGTTCCCTGA
- a CDS encoding DMT family transporter, with the protein MTAALFALTALLWGGGALATAMQAGVTPAPWSVALRMVLAGAILFGYGRLRGVPLAIPRQDRPAVALQGLLFFAIAFISFYEAAARMPSGLAALVLSTSSLFAAVIARAALDVPISSGFVWGALCGILGLAIIFLPGVTAQGTASLAGFAWALTAAIATGAGTTVGARNQRAGLPVVSVLAWGAFVGAAASALWAIATRAPFAADFSLSYAASFLYLAVAASCITFMLYFELVSRLGPGRAAYTLALVPLVALVLSALFEHLALGWPVLAGAAAILAGNVLVLARA; encoded by the coding sequence ATGACGGCCGCGTTGTTCGCGTTGACCGCACTGCTCTGGGGCGGCGGCGCGCTGGCAACCGCGATGCAAGCGGGCGTGACACCGGCGCCATGGTCGGTCGCCCTGCGCATGGTGCTGGCAGGTGCTATCCTGTTCGGCTACGGCCGGCTGCGCGGCGTGCCGCTCGCGATCCCGCGCCAGGACCGGCCGGCGGTCGCGTTGCAGGGCCTGCTGTTCTTCGCGATCGCCTTCATCTCCTTCTATGAAGCGGCCGCGCGCATGCCAAGCGGGCTGGCGGCCCTGGTGCTCTCGACATCGTCGCTGTTCGCAGCCGTGATCGCGCGCGCCGCGCTCGACGTCCCGATCTCCTCCGGCTTCGTCTGGGGCGCGCTGTGCGGCATCCTCGGACTTGCGATCATCTTCCTGCCAGGCGTCACCGCACAGGGAACTGCGTCGCTGGCGGGTTTCGCCTGGGCGCTCACCGCCGCGATCGCAACCGGCGCCGGGACGACGGTCGGTGCGCGCAACCAGCGCGCCGGACTTCCCGTGGTCTCCGTGCTGGCCTGGGGCGCCTTCGTCGGCGCCGCCGCGAGCGCGCTGTGGGCGATCGCGACGCGCGCGCCATTCGCGGCCGACTTCTCGCTCTCCTACGCAGCGAGCTTTCTCTATCTTGCCGTCGCCGCGTCCTGCATCACCTTCATGCTCTACTTCGAGCTGGTGAGCCGGCTCGGCCCCGGCCGCGCCGCCTACACGCTGGCCCTGGTGCCGCTGGTCGCGCTCGTACTGTCGGCGCTGTTCGAGCACCTCGCGCTGGGCTGGCCGGTGCTCGCCGGCGCCGCCGCGATCCTGGCCGGCAATGTGCTGGTGCTGGCGCGAGCGTAG
- a CDS encoding MarR family transcriptional regulator, with protein sequence MLDPVARVRRFNRAVTRAVGALDSSFLGRGRPLGAARVLNAIGHGRTDVGEIRDYLGLDSGLMSRLLRSLEDEDLITTAAHGDDARRRIAKLTSAGKREFNAYEALSNRQATDFLGHHTQREALLAAMDLIASALGRDGTSLDEIDPRSEEARYCLGEYYAELARRFKQGFDVKLSRDPEAKDMVRPRGSFIVAMSDGLPLGCVGLKGGGREYAEIKRLWVAPAARGLGIGRRLMDAAEHAARELGIALLRLDTNSALAEAGQLYRRTGWTEIPRFNDDPYPDLFFEKHL encoded by the coding sequence ATGCTCGACCCCGTTGCCCGCGTCCGCCGCTTCAACCGTGCCGTCACACGCGCCGTCGGCGCGCTCGACAGCTCGTTCCTCGGCCGCGGCCGGCCGCTCGGGGCGGCGCGCGTGCTGAACGCGATCGGGCATGGGCGCACTGACGTGGGCGAGATCAGGGATTACCTCGGGCTCGATTCCGGCCTTATGAGCCGGTTGCTGCGCAGCCTCGAGGACGAGGACCTGATCACGACCGCGGCACATGGCGACGATGCGCGCCGCCGCATCGCAAAGCTCACTTCGGCCGGCAAGCGCGAGTTCAACGCCTACGAGGCGCTCTCCAACCGGCAGGCGACCGACTTCCTTGGCCACCACACCCAACGCGAGGCGCTACTGGCGGCGATGGATCTGATCGCCTCGGCGCTCGGACGCGACGGCACGTCGCTGGATGAGATCGACCCGCGGAGCGAGGAGGCGCGCTATTGCCTCGGCGAGTATTACGCCGAGTTGGCGCGGCGCTTCAAACAGGGCTTTGACGTCAAGCTGTCGCGCGACCCGGAGGCCAAGGACATGGTGCGCCCGCGCGGCAGCTTCATCGTGGCGATGTCGGACGGCCTGCCGCTCGGCTGCGTCGGGCTGAAAGGTGGTGGCCGCGAATACGCGGAGATCAAGCGGCTGTGGGTCGCACCCGCCGCGCGCGGCCTCGGCATCGGCCGCCGCCTGATGGACGCGGCCGAACATGCCGCGCGCGAGCTCGGCATCGCACTGCTGCGGCTCGACACCAACAGCGCGCTGGCGGAGGCCGGCCAGCTCTACCGCCGAACCGGCTGGACCGAGATCCCGCGCTTCAACGACGACCCCTACCCCGATCTGTTCTTCGAAAAACATCTCTGA
- a CDS encoding DUF899 domain-containing protein, which produces MSKSAENDRCGLAAMQTPPVVSREAWEAARLELLVKEKAQVRARDALAAERRRMPWMAVEKPYVFEGPNGKASLLDLFEGRRQLIVYRAFFEPGVFGWPDHGCRGCSLGADQVSHLSHLNQRDTTLAYASRAPQADIARLKARMEWEMPWYTITDSFDADFGVAEWHGHNVFIRDGERIFRTYLVNSRGDESMGTVWSYLDITPFGRQELWEDSPKGYPQGPTYKWWNWHDNYEAEAAPNAKWAAVTDAGEAAFRKIAEQERNAT; this is translated from the coding sequence ATGAGCAAATCGGCTGAAAACGATCGCTGCGGGCTGGCGGCAATGCAGACGCCGCCCGTGGTGTCGCGCGAGGCATGGGAGGCGGCGCGCCTGGAACTGCTGGTGAAGGAAAAGGCGCAGGTGCGCGCGCGCGACGCGCTTGCCGCCGAGCGGCGGCGGATGCCCTGGATGGCGGTCGAGAAGCCGTATGTGTTCGAGGGACCGAATGGCAAGGCGAGCCTGCTCGACCTGTTCGAAGGCCGCCGGCAGCTGATCGTCTACCGCGCGTTCTTCGAGCCCGGCGTGTTCGGCTGGCCGGATCACGGCTGCCGCGGCTGCTCGCTCGGCGCCGATCAGGTCAGCCATCTCTCGCATCTCAACCAGCGCGACACCACGCTGGCCTACGCCTCGCGCGCGCCGCAAGCCGACATCGCGCGGCTGAAGGCGCGGATGGAGTGGGAGATGCCGTGGTACACGATCACCGACAGTTTCGACGCTGATTTCGGCGTTGCCGAGTGGCACGGCCATAACGTCTTCATCCGCGACGGCGAACGGATCTTCCGCACGTATCTCGTCAACAGCCGGGGCGATGAATCGATGGGCACGGTGTGGAGCTATCTCGACATCACCCCGTTCGGCCGCCAGGAGCTCTGGGAGGACTCGCCGAAGGGCTATCCGCAGGGCCCGACCTACAAATGGTGGAACTGGCACGACAATTACGAGGCCGAGGCCGCGCCGAATGCGAAGTGGGCGGCGGTCACCGATGCCGGCGAGGCCGCGTTCCGCAAGATCGCGGAGCAGGAGCGCAACGCCACGTGA
- a CDS encoding N-acetyltransferase, with the protein MAAGSNGVVIRDAADGDMTDVQGIYAHHVLNGLATFEEVPPTVDEMRDRRTAVLAAGLPYLVAELEGRVVGYSYATSYRPRPAYRHTIEDSVYVADGLRGRGIGVALLGALIARTEAGPSRQMLAVIGNSGNAGSIALHRRMGFEMVGTLRSVGFKLGQWVDTVLMQRPLGPGASALPAERELPR; encoded by the coding sequence ATGGCGGCAGGCAGCAACGGCGTCGTGATCCGCGACGCAGCGGACGGCGACATGACCGACGTGCAGGGTATCTACGCCCATCACGTCCTCAACGGATTGGCAACCTTCGAGGAAGTGCCGCCGACGGTCGACGAGATGCGCGACCGCCGGACCGCCGTGCTGGCGGCAGGCTTGCCGTATCTCGTCGCCGAGCTCGAAGGCCGCGTGGTTGGCTACAGCTATGCGACGTCGTATCGGCCACGGCCAGCCTATCGTCACACCATCGAGGACTCGGTCTATGTGGCTGATGGGCTGCGCGGTCGCGGCATCGGCGTGGCGCTGCTCGGGGCTTTGATCGCGCGCACCGAGGCCGGGCCGTCGCGGCAGATGCTGGCCGTGATCGGCAACAGCGGCAACGCCGGATCGATCGCGCTGCACCGTCGCATGGGCTTCGAGATGGTCGGAACGCTGAGGTCGGTCGGCTTCAAGCTCGGGCAATGGGTCGACACTGTGTTGATGCAGCGGCCGCTGGGGCCGGGCGCATCGGCGCTTCCCGCGGAGCGAGAACTGCCGCGGTGA
- a CDS encoding SDR family oxidoreductase has protein sequence MGKLEGKVAVVTGGSSGMALASAKRFVEEGAYVFITGRRQETLDAAVRLIGRNVTGVRGDAANLDDLDRLFDTVKREKGRIDVLYASAGIGEAVPLGEISEQHFDAAFGLNARGTLFTVQKALPLFNDGGSIFMTGSVASVKGFPGYGVYAASKAALRSFARTWLNELKGRNIRVNVLSPGPIATPMQDQVLTEEAKRMFESLIPRGTMGRPEEIAAAALFLASDESSFVNGVELSVDGGFSAI, from the coding sequence ATGGGAAAGCTTGAAGGTAAGGTTGCAGTCGTCACAGGTGGATCGAGCGGCATGGCGCTGGCGAGCGCCAAGCGGTTCGTCGAAGAAGGCGCCTATGTTTTCATCACGGGCCGGAGGCAGGAGACGCTCGACGCGGCCGTCAGGCTGATCGGCCGGAACGTGACGGGCGTGCGCGGCGACGCGGCCAATCTCGACGACCTCGACCGCCTGTTCGATACGGTGAAGCGGGAAAAGGGCAGGATCGACGTCCTGTACGCGAGCGCCGGCATCGGCGAAGCCGTCCCATTGGGCGAGATCAGCGAGCAGCATTTCGATGCGGCCTTCGGCCTGAATGCGCGCGGCACGCTGTTCACGGTTCAGAAGGCGTTGCCGCTGTTCAACGACGGCGGATCGATCTTCATGACCGGGTCAGTTGCCTCGGTGAAGGGTTTTCCTGGTTACGGCGTGTATGCGGCGAGCAAGGCGGCATTGCGCTCATTCGCGCGCACCTGGCTCAACGAACTGAAGGGCAGGAATATCCGGGTGAACGTGCTGAGCCCGGGGCCGATCGCCACACCGATGCAGGACCAGGTCCTCACCGAAGAGGCGAAGCGGATGTTCGAATCCCTGATCCCGCGGGGAACGATGGGGCGTCCCGAGGAAATTGCCGCGGCCGCGCTGTTCCTTGCTTCTGACGAGTCCAGCTTCGTGAATGGGGTGGAGCTGTCTGTCGACGGCGGCTTCTCAGCCATTTGA
- a CDS encoding peptide deformylase, translating to MTICPIVRYPDPRLALPAEPVTLFDDALRELAQDLLETMRAAPGIGITAPHIGVALRVVVLELDAREGPRTYVNPEIITASDAMILHKEGSVSMPGVTDEVERHARIRIRYQDTDGNAQTEESDGLRAVCHQHEIDQLDGMFWIRRLSRLKRERLIKRFEKMSRG from the coding sequence ATGACCATTTGCCCCATCGTCCGCTATCCCGATCCACGGCTGGCGCTGCCCGCCGAGCCGGTGACCCTGTTCGACGACGCGCTGCGCGAGCTGGCGCAGGACCTGCTCGAGACCATGCGCGCCGCGCCCGGCATCGGCATCACCGCGCCGCATATCGGCGTGGCGCTGCGCGTCGTGGTGCTCGAGCTCGACGCGCGTGAGGGGCCGCGGACCTATGTCAATCCGGAGATCATCACCGCCTCGGACGCGATGATCCTGCACAAGGAGGGCAGCGTCTCGATGCCCGGCGTCACCGACGAGGTCGAACGCCATGCGCGAATCCGCATCCGTTATCAGGACACCGACGGCAACGCGCAGACCGAGGAGTCCGACGGCCTGCGCGCGGTCTGCCATCAGCACGAGATCGATCAGCTCGATGGCATGTTCTGGATCAGGCGGCTGTCGCGGTTGAAGCGGGAGCGCCTGATCAAGCGGTTCGAGAAGATGTCGCGCGGTTAA
- a CDS encoding serine hydrolase → MSVAAANQQQTLTAAETDPNELGWMQGFPPPQDKTITFQNGSFRSFPELRWAWSNIRQLVPTVNVWRGAGPASVLPREDHDIGASASVTMDGRPQTFARMLEDSYADGIAVLHRGRLIYERYFGALKPHKPHIAMSVTKSFTGTLAGILIAEGKIDPQAPVTDYVPELKASAFGDARVHDVMDMTTGLKYTEVYTDKNSDVWGLRRANGMAPIPPGYEGATTIFDFLRAQQKQGEHGKAFAYKTVNTDVLAWIIRRASGMKLSDLLSERIWAPMGAEEDAHYHVDRIGTESGGGGLSTTLRDLARFGETIRNHGRFNGRQIVPSQVVEDIARGGDPEKFKPAGYTTLPGASYRNQWWVTHNAHGAFMARGVHGQGIYIDPRAEMVIARYASHPMAGNAANDPVTLPAYMALAKDLMAGG, encoded by the coding sequence ATGTCCGTCGCAGCCGCCAATCAGCAGCAAACTCTCACCGCCGCCGAGACCGATCCGAACGAGCTCGGCTGGATGCAGGGCTTTCCGCCGCCGCAGGACAAGACCATCACCTTCCAGAACGGCTCGTTCCGCAGCTTCCCCGAGCTGCGCTGGGCCTGGAGCAACATCCGCCAGCTGGTGCCGACGGTGAACGTCTGGCGCGGGGCAGGGCCGGCGTCCGTGCTGCCGCGCGAAGATCACGACATCGGCGCGTCGGCGTCGGTGACGATGGACGGCCGGCCGCAGACTTTTGCGCGCATGCTCGAGGACAGCTACGCCGACGGCATCGCCGTGCTGCACCGGGGCAGACTGATCTACGAGCGCTATTTCGGCGCGTTGAAGCCGCACAAGCCGCATATCGCGATGTCGGTGACCAAATCGTTCACCGGCACGCTCGCCGGCATCCTGATCGCCGAGGGCAAGATCGATCCGCAGGCGCCGGTCACCGACTATGTGCCGGAGCTGAAGGCCAGCGCGTTCGGCGATGCTCGCGTGCATGATGTCATGGATATGACTACGGGCTTGAAATACACCGAGGTCTATACTGACAAGAATTCCGACGTCTGGGGGCTGCGCCGCGCCAACGGCATGGCGCCGATACCGCCGGGCTATGAGGGCGCGACCACCATCTTCGATTTCCTCCGCGCGCAGCAGAAGCAGGGCGAGCACGGCAAGGCCTTCGCTTACAAGACCGTCAACACCGACGTGCTGGCCTGGATCATCAGGCGCGCCAGCGGCATGAAATTGTCGGATCTGCTGTCCGAGCGGATCTGGGCGCCGATGGGCGCGGAGGAGGACGCGCACTATCACGTCGACCGCATCGGCACCGAAAGCGGCGGCGGCGGGCTGTCGACCACGCTGCGCGATCTGGCCCGCTTCGGCGAGACCATCCGCAACCACGGCCGCTTCAATGGCCGCCAGATCGTGCCGTCGCAAGTGGTCGAGGACATCGCGCGCGGCGGCGATCCCGAGAAGTTCAAGCCGGCCGGCTACACCACGCTGCCCGGCGCCTCCTACCGCAACCAATGGTGGGTGACGCACAATGCGCATGGCGCCTTCATGGCGCGCGGCGTGCACGGCCAGGGAATCTACATCGATCCCAGGGCCGAGATGGTGATCGCGCGCTACGCCTCGCACCCGATGGCCGGCAATGCCGCCAACGATCCGGTGACGCTGCCGGCCTACATGGCGCTGGCGAAGGATCTGATGGCGGGAGGGTGA
- a CDS encoding MarR family transcriptional regulator, with the protein MKQTAHAAEDGLKLSSWLPYRLFLVAAQVARPLESFYSETFGLSQAGWRILAVIAEREAANAAEIGRACALDPFATSRGIGQLKELGFAVRRAGKSDRRFAAVSITRSGRTAFNRIASLGSAIEARLLARLSQSERTTLDSALTRLEGESARIDAGGWRALLDDTGAP; encoded by the coding sequence ATGAAACAGACGGCCCACGCTGCCGAAGATGGCCTGAAGCTGAGCAGCTGGCTGCCTTATCGCCTGTTCCTTGTCGCGGCCCAGGTCGCCCGTCCGCTCGAGAGTTTCTACAGCGAGACGTTCGGACTGAGCCAGGCCGGCTGGCGCATCCTCGCCGTCATCGCCGAACGCGAAGCCGCCAATGCCGCGGAGATCGGCCGCGCCTGCGCGCTCGATCCGTTCGCGACCAGCCGCGGTATCGGCCAGCTCAAGGAGCTCGGCTTTGCGGTCCGACGTGCCGGCAAATCCGATCGCCGCTTCGCCGCCGTCAGCATCACCCGCAGCGGCCGGACTGCCTTCAACCGCATCGCCTCACTCGGCAGCGCGATCGAGGCGCGGCTGCTGGCCCGCCTGTCGCAGAGCGAGCGAACGACACTCGATTCCGCACTCACCCGGCTCGAGGGCGAGAGCGCGCGGATCGACGCGGGTGGCTGGCGCGCGCTGCTCGACGACACCGGCGCACCATGA
- a CDS encoding VOC family protein, whose amino-acid sequence MTDLVTCLWFDQGKAREAAEFYAATFPDSHVDAGHVSPIPGIGQGDELTVEFTVLGRRFVGLNGGSNYVPNEAVSFMVLTDSQEETDRYWNAVTTNGGAELPCGWCRDRWGFTWQITPLRLLELINGADRAAGRRAMEAMMTMKNIDIAAIERAAAG is encoded by the coding sequence ATGACCGATCTCGTCACATGCCTGTGGTTCGACCAGGGCAAGGCGCGCGAAGCGGCGGAGTTTTACGCCGCGACCTTTCCCGACAGCCACGTTGATGCGGGGCATGTCTCGCCGATCCCGGGCATCGGGCAGGGCGACGAATTGACGGTCGAGTTCACCGTGCTCGGCCGCCGCTTCGTCGGGCTGAACGGCGGTTCCAACTACGTGCCGAACGAGGCGGTCAGTTTCATGGTGCTGACCGACAGCCAGGAGGAGACCGACCGCTACTGGAACGCGGTGACGACCAACGGCGGCGCGGAATTGCCGTGCGGCTGGTGCCGGGATCGTTGGGGCTTCACCTGGCAGATCACGCCGCTGCGGCTGCTCGAACTGATCAACGGCGCCGATCGCGCCGCCGGGCGGCGCGCGATGGAGGCGATGATGACGATGAAGAACATCGACATCGCCGCGATCGAGCGGGCGGCCGCAGGGTAA
- a CDS encoding LysR family transcriptional regulator — protein MKRLNLDYLESFAVVIDSGSFSAAAERLQLTQPAVSLQVRQLEKSLNATLIERVGRRARPTAAGAALLSHAHQINAAVSSAVDAVAQQTTGTAGRVRLGTGATACIFLLPPILKELRTALPSLEITVTTGNTAEIARAVEDNTIDVALVTLPVSGRSFEITPIMDDEFVLIAPRDMKLPARITPQVLASGPVLLFEPGGNTRRTADEWLARGGVSLKPLMSLGSVEAIKEMVRARLGCAILPRMAVPARAEQHDLIVRSLSPKLYRRLAVVIRRDKRLDRGLRQTLSALKALSAKSS, from the coding sequence ATGAAGCGCCTTAACCTCGACTATCTTGAAAGCTTCGCTGTCGTGATCGACAGCGGCAGCTTCTCCGCCGCAGCCGAGCGGTTGCAGCTGACCCAGCCTGCGGTGAGCCTGCAGGTGCGCCAGCTCGAAAAGAGCCTGAACGCGACCTTGATCGAGCGGGTCGGACGACGGGCCAGGCCGACCGCCGCCGGCGCCGCCTTGCTCTCGCACGCGCATCAGATCAACGCCGCGGTGAGTTCGGCGGTCGACGCCGTCGCGCAGCAGACCACGGGAACGGCCGGCCGTGTACGGCTCGGCACTGGCGCGACCGCCTGCATCTTCTTGCTGCCGCCGATCCTGAAGGAGTTGCGCACTGCATTGCCGTCGCTCGAGATCACGGTGACGACCGGCAACACGGCAGAGATCGCGCGGGCGGTCGAGGACAACACGATCGACGTCGCGCTGGTGACGCTGCCGGTGTCGGGACGCAGCTTCGAGATCACGCCGATCATGGACGACGAGTTCGTGCTGATCGCGCCGCGCGACATGAAGCTGCCGGCGCGGATCACACCGCAGGTGCTCGCGAGCGGGCCGGTACTGCTGTTCGAGCCCGGTGGCAACACCAGGCGCACCGCCGACGAATGGCTGGCGCGCGGCGGCGTGTCGCTGAAGCCGCTGATGTCACTCGGCAGCGTCGAGGCGATCAAGGAGATGGTCCGCGCCCGCCTTGGCTGCGCAATTCTGCCCCGCATGGCAGTCCCCGCGAGGGCCGAGCAGCACGACCTGATCGTCCGGTCGCTGTCGCCCAAGCTCTACCGCCGGCTCGCGGTCGTGATCCGCCGCGACAAGCGCCTCGACCGCGGGCTGCGGCAGACGCTGTCGGCGCTGAAGGCGCTCTCTGCAAAGAGCAGCTAG
- a CDS encoding LysR family transcriptional regulator — protein MIDWDDVRYFLAVARGGSVRAAAEHLGVNHSTVLRRIAQLEERLGAQMFEKLPSGYRLTAAGEEVLEFADQMDASSHQLQTRVFGRDQGVRGLLRVTLAPTLATHLLMPDFADFARLHPDIEMEILSSGELANLTNREADVAIRVVYDRKTLPLNLHGLKGPDLFGGVYMSRDRLAAWRAGAPDPVRWIVISMHGIPDWAREGEVRTAGVPFRTTDGEAQIAAVRQGLGMTTLPCFAGDADPLLARVPGTDLHMHGTLWLLTQGETRKTKRVRLFTEFVSRRLAAYAPLLAGLSVSRD, from the coding sequence ATGATCGACTGGGATGACGTTCGCTATTTTCTTGCCGTCGCGCGCGGCGGCTCGGTGCGGGCTGCCGCCGAGCACCTCGGGGTGAATCACTCGACCGTGCTGCGACGCATCGCCCAGCTCGAGGAGCGTCTCGGGGCGCAGATGTTCGAAAAGCTGCCTTCGGGCTACCGGCTGACGGCTGCGGGCGAAGAGGTCCTCGAGTTCGCGGACCAGATGGATGCGTCGTCGCACCAGCTGCAGACGCGCGTCTTCGGTCGCGACCAGGGCGTGCGCGGGCTTCTGCGGGTGACGCTGGCACCGACCCTCGCGACACACCTGCTGATGCCGGATTTCGCCGATTTCGCGCGTTTGCACCCGGACATCGAGATGGAAATCCTGTCGTCAGGCGAGCTGGCGAATCTGACCAATCGAGAGGCCGACGTCGCGATCCGTGTCGTCTACGACCGCAAGACCCTGCCGCTCAATCTTCACGGCCTGAAGGGGCCGGATCTGTTCGGCGGCGTCTACATGTCGCGCGATCGACTGGCCGCGTGGCGCGCGGGCGCGCCTGATCCCGTCAGGTGGATCGTCATCAGCATGCATGGCATCCCGGACTGGGCCCGCGAGGGTGAGGTTCGTACCGCGGGGGTTCCATTCAGGACCACGGACGGTGAGGCGCAGATCGCTGCCGTTCGGCAAGGGCTCGGGATGACGACACTGCCGTGCTTCGCCGGGGACGCCGACCCCCTGCTGGCGAGGGTGCCGGGCACCGACCTGCACATGCATGGCACGCTCTGGCTCCTCACCCAGGGAGAGACACGCAAGACCAAGCGCGTGCGGCTGTTCACGGAGTTCGTATCGCGCAGGCTCGCCGCGTACGCGCCGCTGCTCGCGGGATTGTCCGTATCGCGCGACTGA